The following proteins come from a genomic window of Diceros bicornis minor isolate mBicDic1 chromosome 4, mDicBic1.mat.cur, whole genome shotgun sequence:
- the LOC131404364 gene encoding neuroblastoma breakpoint family member 12-like isoform X4, whose protein sequence is MAESLGPLSDPRAESTMLEINQQLQSQLAQRKQDFRDLREKFLVSESTAYILANQLQKYKCGECKGIVESVLGEKLQFEEGKLTEEAALVEKLRKCDILIQGQAQELTQLQQKIQEGRKVSVVLNQCLQDLLSHNDPANYQGQGFREQLAEGHRLAERLAQKLSPENHGAEEDEEEKASLDPSRELQEKEEVDDVRQDSLEEQCVTLSTHRDLSHPCQTPDSTPIPAEEYEVCSALDVAKTQKDQKDEEREGSTAPRLSRELQEKEEGNDVRQDSLDEQCLTLSTQRDLSDSCHSPDSTLIPSEEHEVCSAFDVAKNREAEEDAEEKEPPSKMNDQRREKDREFDFLIRVQARELSQLRQKIGEGRDFAILLNQHLKDLLTHGDLDNSQGQGFQEQLAEGRRLSEGLISKLSQENHEDKDEEQLESLTPRKYRFLIHDHARKLTQIRQQLREGREVSILLNQHLKDLLTHGDLDNSQGQGFREQLAEGRRLAERLVCKLSPETQEDDEDEEEQESLTPSLERELQEKEHVKEVPQDPLGKQYLTPSSRRDLSSSGEALRSTACVFNETKVSLALDAARSIPAQVFLTLSFPTLTSISSGSCSSLPSTTLGISSWSLGLPGTHPSGNDLS, encoded by the exons ATGGCAGAATCTTTAGGCCCTTTGTCTGATCCGAGGGCTGAAAGTACCATGCTGGAAATCAACCAACAGCTTCAATCCCAGCTGGCACAAAGGAAACAGGACTTTAGAGACCTCAGAGAGAAATTTCTTGTATCTGAATCTACTGCCTACATCCTGGCCAACCAGCTGCAGAAATACA AGTGTGGAGAGTGCAAAGGCATCGTTGAGTCTGTGCTGGGAGAGAAGCTGCAGTTTGAGGAGGGGAAGCTGACAGAGGAGGCAGCCTTAGTTGAGAAGCTCAG GAAATGTGATATCCTAATTCAAGGTCAGGCTCAAGAGCTGACCCAGTTACAGCAAAAGATACAGGAAGGCAGAAAAGTCTCTGTCGTACTCAATCAGTGTCTCCAAGACCTCCTCAGCCACAATGACCCTGCCAACTACCAGGGGCAGGGCTTCCGAGAGCAACTGGCTGAGGGACACAGGCTGGCAGAGCGCCTTGCCCAAAAGCTCAGCCCAG AAAATCATGGAGCTGAGGAGGATGAAGAAGAAAAGGCGTCCCTAGACCCCAG cagggagctacaggagaaggaggaagtggaTGATGTGCGTCAGGACTCATTGGAGGAACAGTGTGTGACTCTTTCCACTCACCGAGACTTGTCTCACCCCTGCCAAACTCCAGATAGTACCCCCATCCCGGCTGAGGAGTATGAAGTCTGCTCTGCTCTTGATGTAGCCA AAACTCAAAAGGATCAGAAGGATGAGGAAAGAGAAGGGTCAACAGCCCCCAG GCTCAGCAGGGAActacaggagaaggaggaagggaatgaTGTGCGTCAGGACTCATTGGATGAACAGTGTTTGACTCTTTCCACTCAGCGAGACTTGTCTGACTCCTGCCATTCCCCAGACAGTACTCTTATCCCGTCTGAGGAGCATGAAGTCTGCTCTGCTTTTGATGTAGCCA AAAATCGTGAAGCCGAGGAGGATGCAGAAGAGAAAGAACCACCGTCCAAAATGAATGATCAGAGGAGGGAAAAGGACAG GGAATTCGATTTTCTAATTCGAGTTCAGGCACGAGAGCTGAGCCAGTTACGCCAGAAGATAGGGGAAGGGAGAGACTTCGCTATCCTGCTAAATCAGCACCTCAAGGACCTCCTCACCCACGGTGACCTTGACAACTCCCAGGGGCAAGGCTTCCAAGAGCAGTTGGCTGAGGGACGCAGGCTGTCAGAGGGCCTTATCAGCAAACTCAGCCAAG AAAACCATGAAGATAAGGATGAAGAACAACTAGAATCACTGACCCCCAG GAAATACCGTTTCCTAATTCATGATCACGCACGAAAGCTGACCCAGATACGCCAGCAATTACGGGAAGGAAGAGAGGTGTCTATCCTACTGAATCAGCACCTCAAGGACCTCCTCACCCACGGTGACCTTGACAACTCCCAGGGGCAGGGCTTCCGAGAGCAACTGGCTGAGGGACGCAGGCTGGCAGAGCGCCTTGTCTGCAAGCTTAGCCCAG AAACCCAGGAGgatgatgaagatgaagaagaaCAAGAATCGCTGACCCCCAG TCTGGAGAGGGAGCTGCAGGAGAAGGAGCACGTGAAGGAAGTCCCTCAAGATCCATTGGGTAAACAGTATTTGACTCCTTCCAGTCGTCGTGATCTGTCTAGCTCCGGAGAAGCCCTCAGAAGCACCGCCTGCGTGTTTAATGAGACTAAAGTCAGCTTGGCTctggatgcagcca